One window of Paenibacillus albicereus genomic DNA carries:
- a CDS encoding ABC transporter permease, translating to MLNLLRSESYKLFRNRSLWLLAAVLAASAIAYVLMAYFDDPGDGGTLSATSGLDLLAIAMSGNTYIIKIGLCVLAGFFISSEYSAGTIKRGAASGYGRSRFIAAKLLVFIGGSVLVALIFPAVIFALGSALMGVGEMPGGASAADYVWRSLLVTITLSAAFAAVTGAVATVLTDSGKTIGVLFVFYFFADGLYVFIGKFIPFVETMYRHSIFSLISRYADPAMSSAQLAQSIYIPLLVAAAFIGIGIAVFERKEIR from the coding sequence ATGCTTAACCTGCTGCGCTCCGAAAGCTACAAGCTGTTCCGCAACCGCTCGCTCTGGCTGCTCGCGGCGGTGCTGGCCGCCTCGGCCATCGCCTACGTCCTGATGGCATATTTCGACGATCCGGGTGACGGCGGGACGCTGAGCGCGACGAGCGGACTCGACCTGCTGGCCATCGCGATGAGTGGCAACACCTACATCATCAAGATCGGGCTGTGCGTGCTGGCCGGGTTTTTCATCTCCAGCGAATACAGCGCCGGCACGATCAAGCGCGGCGCCGCTTCCGGCTACGGCCGCAGCCGCTTCATCGCCGCCAAGCTGCTCGTCTTCATCGGCGGCTCGGTGCTCGTCGCGCTGATCTTCCCGGCGGTCATCTTCGCGCTCGGCTCCGCGCTGATGGGCGTCGGCGAGATGCCGGGCGGCGCATCCGCAGCGGACTACGTCTGGCGCTCGCTGCTCGTGACGATCACGCTGTCCGCGGCATTCGCCGCCGTGACCGGCGCGGTCGCGACCGTGCTGACCGACAGCGGCAAGACGATCGGCGTCCTGTTCGTCTTCTATTTCTTCGCGGACGGCCTGTACGTCTTCATCGGCAAGTTCATTCCGTTCGTCGAAACGATGTACCGGCACTCCATCTTCAGCCTGATCAGCCGCTACGCCGATCCCGCGATGAGCTCCGCGCAGCTCGCGCAGTCGATCTATATCCCGCTGCTCGTCGCCGCTGCCTTCATCGGCATCGGCATCGCCGTCTTCGAGCGCAAGGAAATCCGCTAG
- a CDS encoding sensor histidine kinase, protein MAVLLILSLGLAALCLLRLLRMRKEVRSLARHLRRYNDGEVSGQAVIGGPDRALEALAAEINRHTGLIVQAHAERRRTEDELRQAVANISHDLRTPLTSISGYIQLLEGEDLREDERRDAVAVIRKRAVRLKSLLDDFYELSRIDSPDYALKPERLRLDKLVPEILMGFYDAMEEKGLEPAFELSERPLVIRADESAVRRVVENLTLNMIRHASGRVEIALAAEDGRAELRLRNRAPQLLGTDPELLFNRFYMADASRSGSSSGLGLSIARGLMVKMGGSLSAELEGDALELTCEWPVA, encoded by the coding sequence ATGGCCGTCCTGTTGATCCTGTCCCTAGGCCTGGCCGCGCTCTGCCTGCTCCGGCTGCTGCGGATGCGCAAGGAAGTCCGCTCGCTCGCCCGCCATCTGCGCCGCTACAACGACGGGGAGGTGTCCGGCCAAGCCGTCATCGGCGGACCGGACCGCGCCCTGGAGGCGCTGGCCGCGGAGATCAACCGCCACACCGGCCTCATCGTCCAGGCGCATGCCGAGCGGCGGCGCACGGAGGATGAGCTCCGCCAGGCCGTCGCCAACATCTCGCATGACCTGCGCACGCCGCTGACGTCCATATCCGGCTACATCCAGCTGCTGGAGGGGGAGGACCTGCGCGAGGACGAGCGCCGGGATGCCGTCGCCGTCATCCGCAAGCGCGCCGTGCGGCTGAAGTCGCTGCTCGATGACTTCTACGAGCTGTCGAGAATCGACTCCCCCGACTACGCGCTGAAGCCGGAGCGGCTGCGCCTCGACAAGCTCGTCCCCGAGATTCTGATGGGCTTCTACGACGCGATGGAGGAAAAAGGACTGGAGCCCGCCTTCGAGCTGTCCGAGCGTCCGCTCGTCATCCGCGCGGACGAGTCCGCGGTGCGCCGCGTCGTGGAGAACCTGACGCTGAACATGATCCGGCACGCCTCGGGAAGGGTCGAGATCGCCCTGGCGGCCGAGGACGGGCGAGCGGAGCTGCGGCTCCGCAACCGCGCGCCGCAGCTGCTCGGCACCGATCCGGAGCTGCTGTTCAACCGATTCTATATGGCGGACGCTTCCCGCTCCGGATCGAGCTCCGGCCTCGGCCTGTCCATCGCCCGCGGGCTGATGGTCAAGATGGGCGGCAGCCTGAGCGCCGAGCTGGAGGGCGACGCGCTGGAGCTGACCTGCGAGTGGCCGGTGGCCTAG
- a CDS encoding phosphoenolpyruvate hydrolase family protein: MHTPTQIREKLLEAAASQKPIVGAAIGCGLFARYAEAGGADLILVLNAGRFRLMGCGSTASLLPFGNSNRMVMDIGVQEVLRQVRHTPCLFGLCATDPEIELDSYLDEIKEAGFAGMTNFPTVGLIDGVYGEALHEAGISFDKEVEAVAQAVRKGLFAVAFVFSPEQARRMAAAGADVICAHLGFTQGGGTAAKGSLSMEEGIALSQSIFRAAAEASPDAFKLVYGGPVSSPEDADRIYRGTDAMGCIGGSSFERIPTETSIVRVTELFKRYEEVKSENKRLRQQLDLQAAIEQADYVRYVTSYVSLHLQEPVSFDALAKKLHLNRNYLSQLFTRKMGMSFSRWLIRHRIQTAKEWLRSEEGTIHGAAARVGYADASYFSRVFKKETGLTPSEWKERQERS, translated from the coding sequence ATGCACACTCCGACACAAATCCGCGAGAAGCTCCTGGAAGCCGCGGCAAGCCAAAAGCCGATCGTCGGCGCGGCGATCGGCTGCGGTCTGTTCGCAAGGTACGCGGAGGCGGGCGGCGCGGATCTCATTCTCGTGCTCAACGCCGGGCGCTTCCGCCTGATGGGCTGCGGCTCGACGGCGAGCCTGCTGCCTTTCGGCAACAGCAACCGCATGGTGATGGACATCGGCGTCCAAGAGGTGCTGAGACAGGTCCGCCATACGCCATGCCTTTTCGGCTTATGCGCGACCGACCCGGAGATCGAGCTCGACTCGTATCTGGACGAGATCAAGGAAGCCGGCTTCGCCGGCATGACGAATTTTCCGACCGTCGGCCTGATCGACGGTGTGTACGGAGAGGCTCTACACGAAGCCGGAATTTCGTTCGACAAGGAAGTGGAGGCCGTGGCGCAGGCGGTCCGCAAGGGCCTGTTCGCGGTTGCCTTCGTCTTTTCGCCCGAGCAGGCCCGGCGGATGGCCGCAGCCGGCGCCGATGTCATCTGCGCCCATCTGGGCTTCACCCAAGGAGGCGGGACGGCCGCCAAGGGCTCGCTGAGCATGGAGGAGGGCATCGCGCTGTCCCAATCCATCTTCCGGGCGGCGGCCGAGGCCAGCCCCGATGCGTTCAAGCTCGTCTACGGAGGCCCGGTCAGCTCGCCCGAGGACGCCGACCGCATCTATCGGGGGACGGACGCGATGGGCTGCATCGGCGGCTCGAGCTTCGAGCGCATCCCGACCGAGACGAGCATCGTGCGCGTGACGGAGCTGTTCAAGAGGTACGAGGAAGTGAAGTCCGAGAACAAGCGGCTCCGGCAGCAGCTGGACCTGCAAGCCGCGATCGAGCAGGCGGACTACGTCCGGTACGTCACTTCGTACGTTTCGCTTCACCTGCAGGAGCCGGTATCGTTCGACGCGCTCGCCAAGAAGCTGCATCTGAACCGCAACTACCTGAGCCAGCTGTTCACCCGCAAGATGGGGATGAGCTTCTCGCGGTGGCTGATCCGGCATCGCATCCAGACCGCCAAGGAATGGCTGCGGAGCGAGGAGGGGACGATTCACGGCGCGGCCGCGCGGGTCGGCTATGCCGACGCCTCCTATTTCAGCCGGGTGTTCAAAAAGGAGACCGGCCTGACGCCTAGCGAGTGGAAGGAGCGGCAGGAACGAAGCTAG
- a CDS encoding phosphoenolpyruvate hydrolase family protein codes for MASSRERILNQLRNKVGEGGYIIGGGAGTGISAKFEEEGGIDLIVIYNSGRYRMAGHGSLAGLMPYGDANAIVLDMASEVLPVVKRTPVLAGVCGTDPMRIMSRFLRQIEEEGFAGVQNFPTVGLIDGHFRANLEETGMGYAKEVEMIRMAYELDLLTTPYVFAEDDAVQMARAGADILVAHLGLTTSGTIGARTALTLDQGAERIRSIARAALEVRSDILILCHGGPIAEPEDAAYVLERCPEIHGFYGASSMERLPTERAIREQTERFARLRRER; via the coding sequence ATGGCTTCGAGCAGAGAGCGAATTCTGAATCAGCTGCGGAACAAAGTCGGGGAGGGCGGCTACATCATCGGCGGAGGCGCCGGCACCGGCATCAGCGCGAAGTTCGAGGAGGAGGGCGGCATCGATCTGATCGTCATCTACAACTCGGGCCGGTACCGCATGGCGGGCCACGGCTCCTTGGCGGGCCTGATGCCGTACGGAGACGCCAACGCGATCGTGCTGGACATGGCGAGCGAGGTGCTGCCCGTCGTGAAGCGGACGCCCGTGCTCGCCGGCGTATGCGGGACCGATCCGATGCGGATCATGAGCCGGTTCTTGCGCCAGATCGAGGAGGAGGGGTTCGCCGGCGTGCAGAACTTCCCGACCGTCGGCCTGATCGACGGCCATTTTCGCGCGAACCTGGAAGAAACGGGAATGGGCTACGCCAAGGAGGTCGAGATGATCCGCATGGCGTACGAGCTGGACCTGCTGACGACCCCGTACGTGTTCGCCGAGGACGATGCCGTCCAGATGGCACGCGCGGGCGCGGACATCCTCGTCGCGCATCTCGGCCTGACGACGTCCGGCACGATCGGGGCGCGGACGGCCCTGACGCTCGATCAAGGGGCGGAGAGGATCCGCTCGATCGCCCGCGCGGCGCTCGAGGTCCGTTCGGACATCCTGATCCTCTGCCACGGCGGCCCGATCGCCGAGCCGGAGGATGCGGCCTATGTGCTGGAGCGCTGCCCGGAGATTCACGGCTTCTACGGAGCAAGCTCCATGGAAAGGCTGCCGACCGAGCGGGCGATCCGCGAGCAGACGGAGCGGTTCGCGAGGCTGCGCCGCGAGCGGTGA
- a CDS encoding Tm-1-like ATP-binding domain-containing protein: MDRSVIIIGTLDTKGAEAMYLQERIESAGVPTIVMDAGVFEASAGAADLSNEEVARAGGVPLQELIARKDRGEAMDVMMKGAAALLAGLHREGRVAGVIGLGGSAGTTIATYAMQVLPIGVPKLMVSTVASGNTRPYVGEKDIAMMYSVVDVSGINRLSARILSNAAHAIAGMAAGAPPQVEDKPLVAATMFGVTTPCVTAAREYLERSGYEVLVFHATGSGGRAMEGLIDSGFIAGVLDVTTTEWCDELVGGELSAGPQRLEAAARAGVPQVVSTGALDMVNFGPYDTVPEKFAGRKLYRHNATITLMRTDAEENRRLGEIIAAKLNRSEGPCAMFLPLQGVSLLDAEGQAFHGPEEDAALFSSLKRHLDPTRVEIIEMENNLNDEAFALAMAKRLVELMRQAAVH, from the coding sequence ATGGACCGAAGCGTAATTATTATCGGCACCTTGGACACCAAGGGGGCCGAAGCGATGTATCTCCAGGAGCGGATCGAAAGCGCCGGCGTCCCGACGATCGTCATGGATGCCGGCGTATTCGAAGCCTCGGCCGGAGCGGCCGACCTGTCGAACGAGGAGGTCGCCCGCGCGGGAGGCGTTCCGCTGCAGGAGCTGATCGCCAGAAAGGACCGCGGCGAGGCGATGGACGTCATGATGAAAGGAGCGGCGGCGCTGCTGGCCGGCCTGCATCGGGAAGGCCGCGTCGCCGGCGTCATCGGGCTCGGCGGCTCGGCGGGCACGACGATCGCTACCTATGCGATGCAGGTTCTCCCGATCGGCGTTCCCAAGCTGATGGTATCGACCGTCGCATCCGGCAATACTCGGCCCTACGTCGGGGAGAAGGACATCGCGATGATGTATTCCGTCGTCGACGTGTCCGGCATCAACCGCTTGTCGGCGCGCATCCTGTCCAACGCCGCCCATGCCATCGCGGGCATGGCGGCAGGCGCGCCTCCGCAGGTGGAGGACAAGCCGCTCGTGGCGGCGACGATGTTCGGCGTCACGACGCCCTGCGTCACGGCGGCTCGGGAGTATTTGGAGCGCAGCGGCTACGAGGTGCTGGTGTTCCATGCGACCGGCAGCGGAGGGAGGGCGATGGAGGGACTGATCGACAGCGGCTTCATCGCCGGCGTGCTGGACGTGACGACGACCGAATGGTGCGACGAGCTCGTCGGCGGCGAGCTATCCGCGGGACCGCAACGCCTGGAGGCGGCCGCCCGGGCCGGCGTGCCGCAGGTCGTCTCGACGGGGGCGCTGGACATGGTCAACTTCGGTCCGTACGACACCGTGCCGGAGAAGTTCGCGGGGCGCAAGCTTTACCGCCACAACGCGACCATCACGCTGATGCGGACCGACGCGGAGGAGAACCGGCGGCTCGGCGAGATCATCGCGGCCAAGCTGAACCGCAGCGAGGGGCCCTGCGCGATGTTCCTGCCGCTTCAGGGCGTCTCCCTGCTCGACGCCGAAGGCCAGGCGTTCCACGGACCCGAAGAGGACGCCGCGCTCTTCTCCTCGCTCAAGCGGCATCTCGACCCGACGCGCGTCGAGATCATCGAGATGGAGAACAACCTCAACGACGAAGCCTTCGCGCTCGCCATGGCCAAGCGGCTTGTCGAGCTTATGCGGCAGGCCGCCGTCCACTGA
- a CDS encoding cupin domain-containing protein, with translation MDKRYVTPADVDTLVLPWGEIQWLSEPSVTGSDRLATGIVSVAPGQGHERHNHPGCEEIIYVLEGKGEQFVEDEDGQAEKRIVQTGDLIQVPADRYHGTVNIGEDTLRLLVVYQTAEPALQLRNAPDCRIESAKNGR, from the coding sequence ATGGATAAACGATATGTGACTCCTGCCGATGTCGACACGCTGGTGCTGCCCTGGGGAGAGATCCAGTGGCTGTCCGAACCGAGCGTGACGGGCTCGGACCGGCTGGCGACCGGCATCGTCAGCGTCGCGCCCGGCCAAGGCCACGAGCGCCACAACCATCCGGGCTGCGAGGAAATCATCTATGTGCTGGAGGGCAAGGGAGAGCAGTTCGTCGAGGACGAGGACGGGCAAGCGGAGAAGCGCATCGTACAGACAGGCGACCTCATCCAGGTGCCTGCCGACCGTTATCACGGCACGGTCAACATCGGCGAGGACACGCTTCGCCTGCTCGTCGTCTACCAGACCGCCGAGCCTGCGCTGCAGCTCCGGAACGCGCCGGACTGCCGGATCGAGTCGGCGAAGAACGGCCGGTAG
- a CDS encoding collagen-like domain-containing protein, with protein sequence MKMMKSKVILAAGALLLVAQIPGAWATSAPLDSIQICVSGTGQMNLLAPGSSCASGQTAYKLNLKGDQGPVGPRGAQGAKGEAGEAGPTGDAGPQGLQGEKGEKGDTGAAGAAGPQGLPGAKGDPGDTGPAGAAGEAGPQGPKGDAGAQGLQGVQGVAGPPGPIGPIGAVGPAGATGPQGPTGPQGPAGDSGAYGDGSSGALNVPVGQTVDWVNMPGVYASNLQFTNVTIAGTLLVPSGMVIRATGNITVSGRIGVQTGADNANPYSPHPGVSLSAPGPTGAGGKGLPLLSAARLTMPEAAAGGAGSGGAIVSNSASGGQGGGALVLMAKGNLNVTAGAFIQADGASGINPNTAGSGIQGTGGGAGGILVLSAKGALSIAGTVQAIGGNGSGGFDGNGGNSEGGGGGGGGGIVHLISTNPAAITGSVRIQGGAGGATAGASPTVTSGGGGGAAGGNGGSGGMTSLPAQNGSSGHLLQTVVPSPENMF encoded by the coding sequence ATGAAGATGATGAAAAGCAAAGTCATTCTGGCGGCGGGCGCGTTGCTGCTTGTCGCCCAAATTCCGGGGGCGTGGGCGACTTCCGCTCCGCTAGATTCCATCCAGATCTGCGTCAGCGGCACCGGCCAGATGAATCTGCTCGCTCCCGGCAGCAGCTGCGCCTCGGGCCAAACGGCGTATAAGCTCAATCTGAAGGGCGACCAAGGACCGGTCGGTCCGAGAGGTGCGCAAGGGGCAAAGGGCGAAGCCGGAGAAGCGGGACCTACCGGCGATGCCGGTCCGCAAGGGCTGCAGGGCGAGAAGGGCGAGAAGGGCGATACGGGGGCCGCTGGAGCAGCCGGACCGCAAGGCTTGCCGGGAGCAAAAGGCGATCCGGGCGATACGGGGCCGGCGGGGGCCGCCGGCGAGGCGGGTCCGCAGGGGCCGAAAGGCGATGCCGGCGCGCAAGGTCTGCAAGGCGTTCAAGGTGTCGCCGGACCGCCGGGTCCGATCGGTCCGATCGGAGCTGTCGGTCCGGCCGGGGCGACGGGCCCTCAAGGTCCGACAGGACCGCAAGGACCTGCCGGCGACAGCGGCGCCTACGGCGACGGCTCGAGCGGAGCGCTGAACGTACCGGTAGGCCAGACGGTGGACTGGGTGAACATGCCCGGCGTCTATGCCAGCAATCTGCAGTTCACCAACGTAACCATTGCGGGAACTTTGCTCGTTCCGAGCGGCATGGTGATCCGCGCTACGGGCAACATCACGGTTTCAGGCCGTATCGGGGTGCAGACCGGGGCTGACAACGCCAATCCGTACAGCCCTCATCCTGGCGTCTCCTTGTCCGCGCCGGGTCCGACCGGCGCCGGGGGCAAAGGGCTCCCTCTCCTCAGCGCGGCTCGCCTCACGATGCCGGAGGCCGCAGCCGGCGGAGCAGGCAGCGGAGGAGCGATCGTAAGCAATTCCGCAAGCGGCGGCCAAGGCGGAGGGGCGCTCGTCCTGATGGCGAAAGGAAACCTGAACGTCACGGCTGGCGCCTTCATCCAAGCTGACGGTGCCAGTGGAATCAATCCGAATACGGCCGGATCGGGCATTCAGGGAACCGGCGGGGGCGCCGGCGGCATCCTGGTCCTGAGCGCGAAAGGCGCCTTGTCGATCGCCGGCACGGTCCAGGCGATCGGCGGCAACGGAAGCGGCGGATTCGACGGCAACGGAGGCAACTCCGAAGGCGGCGGCGGGGGCGGAGGCGGCGGGATCGTGCACCTGATCTCGACGAATCCGGCGGCCATCACGGGCTCGGTTCGAATCCAAGGCGGAGCGGGAGGAGCGACGGCAGGAGCGTCCCCTACCGTAACAAGCGGTGGAGGCGGCGGGGCCGCTGGCGGCAACGGCGGATCCGGAGGGATGACGTCCTTGCCGGCCCAAAACGGAAGCAGCGGCCATCTCCTTCAAACGGTCGTGCCTTCGCCGGAAAATATGTTCTAG
- a CDS encoding invasin domain 3-containing protein, protein MDIQPCRQGGVRRRRMGNLMALLLIVSLLQPSWQANASSGAGLQGTLHADEAGLPADGTSRATVTLVLRDGSGDAVELPPDRIRLQATLGTWAGPPTAQGDGTYIAELTAPTTAGISYISAEAAGATVTDLARVHFKPGPPSPERSVLTASRTSLPADGRSRTLLTLRLKDRYGNDIADPAESVRLSATGGELGTVTHVAYGRYAANLVSAAFGRIGSLTSAADAPLELSQDWESGAIPEGTPNEEPLPVSLSFAYESYGAYEAELTAPSTEGGAEVTVSLNGATVASSVYVAFSHQASPLELVSLQFGRSSYAMEVGGQQQVEVSAVWSDRSATRATALASYRMEDGSIAAVDEKGAVRGLKPGRTILTAEYEGSAASVEIVVAEPERPVTPEPTATPGQPEPSAPPVVLPPLPSVPGPSAPPAEPDAALRADIVSANGTAESAAISLEAIRQGVVLLDFPSAGGEIRLSGAVLREIARLNPQAALLLRQAGGAALSVPIAELSAKPYGEKFGVGEEAVHFHFKARTPDEAVEAAVEQAADRAGARKLSQAASIDIQVTGGNGRSAFLSVFNRYATYTVPLSAGAVPTTATGVVWDAASNRLAFVPTRFEQQDGRWTAVMIRQGGGVFAVIDRPASFRDTQGHWGQASMERLASKLIFEGRGPGVFAPDAPITRAEVAALLVRSLGLADAQTGRPFLDTAGGWYEQAVSTAYRTGLITGYEDGSFRPGRSVTRQELVTMVVAAMAYTGEGPDASARKAVFADEGEIADWAQASAVKAAEAGIIVGNGGEFRPASPSTRAETAVMLERMLKLVRFI, encoded by the coding sequence ATGGACATACAGCCATGCCGGCAGGGCGGAGTGCGCCGCAGGCGCATGGGAAATCTGATGGCGCTGCTGCTCATCGTCAGCCTGCTTCAGCCTTCCTGGCAGGCCAATGCGTCATCCGGTGCCGGCCTTCAAGGAACGCTTCATGCGGATGAGGCGGGCCTGCCCGCAGACGGAACGAGCCGCGCGACGGTAACTCTCGTGCTGAGGGACGGCAGCGGCGACGCCGTCGAGCTGCCGCCTGACCGGATCCGGCTGCAGGCTACGCTCGGCACATGGGCAGGGCCGCCGACGGCCCAAGGGGACGGCACCTATATCGCGGAGCTGACCGCGCCGACGACGGCCGGCATCAGCTACATAAGCGCCGAGGCGGCAGGAGCGACGGTGACGGATCTGGCGAGGGTACACTTCAAGCCGGGACCGCCTTCGCCTGAGCGCTCGGTGCTGACGGCCAGCCGTACGAGCCTGCCGGCCGACGGACGCAGCCGCACGCTGCTGACGCTGCGGCTCAAGGACCGATACGGCAACGACATCGCCGATCCGGCAGAATCGGTGCGCTTGTCCGCTACGGGCGGCGAGCTTGGCACCGTGACGCACGTCGCCTATGGCCGTTATGCGGCCAACCTCGTCTCTGCGGCATTCGGACGGATCGGCAGCCTGACGAGCGCCGCTGACGCGCCTCTTGAGCTGAGCCAGGATTGGGAGAGTGGCGCGATTCCGGAGGGAACGCCGAACGAAGAGCCGCTGCCGGTGTCGCTCTCGTTCGCCTACGAGAGCTACGGCGCCTATGAGGCGGAATTGACGGCGCCGAGCACGGAAGGCGGAGCGGAGGTCACCGTCTCCTTGAATGGCGCGACGGTGGCGTCGAGCGTGTATGTCGCCTTTTCGCACCAGGCTTCCCCGCTCGAGCTCGTATCGCTTCAGTTCGGCCGATCCTCTTATGCGATGGAAGTCGGCGGGCAACAGCAGGTGGAGGTAAGCGCGGTCTGGAGCGACCGGTCGGCCACCCGCGCGACGGCGCTGGCCTCGTATCGGATGGAGGACGGCTCGATCGCCGCGGTGGATGAAAAGGGTGCCGTGCGAGGGCTGAAGCCTGGGCGGACCATCCTGACGGCGGAGTACGAAGGCTCGGCGGCGAGCGTCGAAATAGTCGTCGCCGAGCCGGAGCGGCCGGTCACGCCGGAGCCGACCGCCACGCCGGGCCAGCCGGAGCCGAGCGCGCCTCCGGTCGTGCTTCCGCCCCTGCCTTCCGTGCCGGGACCATCGGCTCCGCCGGCGGAGCCGGATGCGGCGCTGCGGGCCGACATCGTATCGGCCAACGGAACGGCCGAATCAGCGGCAATCTCGCTCGAGGCGATCCGGCAAGGCGTCGTGCTGCTCGACTTTCCGTCAGCCGGCGGAGAGATCCGGCTGTCCGGAGCCGTGCTGCGGGAGATCGCGCGGCTGAACCCGCAGGCGGCGCTGCTCCTCCGTCAAGCCGGCGGAGCCGCGCTGTCGGTTCCGATTGCCGAGCTTTCGGCCAAGCCGTATGGCGAGAAGTTCGGCGTAGGAGAGGAGGCCGTCCACTTTCATTTCAAGGCGCGCACTCCGGATGAAGCCGTTGAAGCGGCGGTCGAGCAGGCGGCGGACCGAGCGGGGGCGCGGAAGCTTTCCCAGGCGGCATCGATCGACATTCAAGTCACGGGCGGCAACGGCAGGAGCGCGTTCCTAAGCGTGTTCAACCGCTACGCGACCTATACGGTCCCGCTGTCGGCAGGCGCTGTTCCGACCACGGCCACGGGGGTCGTTTGGGACGCGGCGTCGAACCGGCTCGCTTTCGTGCCGACGCGGTTCGAGCAGCAGGACGGCCGTTGGACCGCGGTCATGATCCGTCAGGGTGGCGGAGTCTTCGCGGTCATCGACCGCCCGGCCTCCTTCCGCGACACGCAGGGCCACTGGGGCCAGGCGTCGATGGAGCGGCTTGCTTCCAAGCTGATCTTCGAAGGCCGCGGCCCAGGCGTGTTCGCGCCGGATGCGCCGATTACGCGGGCGGAAGTCGCGGCGCTGCTCGTGCGGTCGCTCGGCCTTGCCGACGCCCAAACGGGCCGTCCGTTTTTGGATACGGCCGGCGGCTGGTACGAGCAGGCGGTGAGCACGGCCTATCGGACAGGGCTCATCACCGGATACGAGGACGGATCGTTCCGTCCCGGCCGATCCGTGACGCGCCAGGAGCTCGTGACGATGGTCGTCGCGGCGATGGCTTACACGGGAGAGGGACCGGATGCGTCAGCCCGCAAAGCGGTTTTCGCCGATGAAGGCGAGATCGCGGACTGGGCGCAGGCCTCGGCGGTCAAGGCCGCCGAGGCGGGAATCATCGTCGGGAACGGCGGCGAGTTCCGTCCGGCCAGCCCGTCCACGCGTGCGGAAACGGCCGTCATGCTGGAGAGGATGCTGAAGCTCGTCCGGTTTATTTAA
- a CDS encoding DUF1214 domain-containing protein: MNRLASKPKGPKPLRRLGLGLLAAALLAAAAPPARADASALATEDQKKLDERSIRINRFHTFPLLKAQAKAAYKLAYGGTPSAEADSRLDGAIDELAFSAIQKAVNNDPFYPKVYWLNAPPRDWFGLKVPGGRYSYDNPDNIYRTIPIDGSSKYVLRGKRTGPGPTDVTFSLIRNPNSQQTVSILSGKDLVVGADGSYAITIDRDPAGGRVNHIQSSGEAVQLFVRNNLGDWNAETPDALTIERLPDGNTPQPKSDLVIAAEAWTNLQESIVAYGVGALGIKTHTNPVNTLSSPSLSSTLGTLVTQASSFGHFKLADDEALVATVQTGGAGYFVFPVTDPWMVTVDPIRRQSSLNNRQAAPNADGSYTFVVSVQDPGVANWIDPAGLHEGTIMLRWQDLPLAASAAGGPSVKTQVVQLSGLGAALPAGTRYVTAEQRRRQLDDRTAGYALRLR; the protein is encoded by the coding sequence TTGAACCGCCTAGCAAGCAAGCCCAAGGGGCCGAAGCCGCTGCGCAGGCTCGGCCTCGGGCTGCTGGCCGCCGCTCTGCTGGCCGCCGCCGCTCCTCCTGCCCGAGCGGACGCGTCCGCGCTCGCCACCGAGGACCAGAAGAAGCTGGATGAACGAAGCATCCGCATCAACCGCTTCCATACTTTCCCGCTGCTGAAGGCTCAGGCCAAAGCCGCCTACAAGCTCGCCTACGGCGGCACGCCGAGCGCCGAGGCGGACAGCCGCCTGGACGGCGCCATCGACGAGCTGGCGTTCAGCGCCATCCAGAAAGCCGTCAACAACGATCCCTTTTATCCCAAGGTGTACTGGCTCAATGCGCCGCCTCGCGATTGGTTCGGGCTCAAGGTGCCGGGAGGCCGCTATTCGTACGACAATCCCGACAACATCTACCGCACGATCCCGATCGACGGGTCGTCCAAGTACGTCCTGCGGGGCAAGCGGACCGGACCGGGACCGACGGACGTCACCTTCTCCCTCATCCGCAACCCCAACTCCCAGCAGACCGTGTCGATCCTGTCCGGCAAGGATCTGGTCGTCGGCGCGGACGGCAGCTACGCCATCACGATCGACCGCGATCCTGCAGGCGGGCGTGTGAACCATATTCAGTCCAGCGGGGAAGCGGTGCAGCTGTTCGTCCGCAACAACCTCGGCGACTGGAACGCGGAAACGCCGGATGCACTGACCATCGAGCGGCTGCCGGACGGAAACACGCCGCAGCCCAAGAGCGACCTCGTCATCGCGGCCGAGGCTTGGACCAACCTGCAGGAGTCCATCGTCGCCTACGGCGTCGGCGCTCTCGGCATCAAGACGCATACGAATCCGGTCAACACGCTCTCCAGCCCGTCCCTGTCATCCACGCTCGGCACGCTGGTCACGCAAGCCAGCTCCTTCGGCCACTTCAAGCTCGCCGATGACGAAGCGCTGGTCGCCACCGTGCAGACCGGCGGCGCGGGCTACTTCGTCTTTCCGGTCACCGATCCGTGGATGGTCACGGTCGATCCGATCCGCCGCCAGTCCAGCCTCAACAACCGCCAAGCCGCTCCCAACGCCGACGGCAGCTATACGTTCGTCGTGTCGGTCCAGGACCCCGGCGTCGCCAACTGGATCGATCCGGCCGGACTGCATGAGGGAACGATCATGCTCAGGTGGCAGGACCTTCCGCTGGCCGCGTCGGCGGCAGGCGGACCGTCGGTGAAGACGCAGGTCGTCCAGCTGTCGGGTCTCGGCGCCGCGCTGCCGGCCGGCACGCGCTACGTCACCGCCGAGCAGCGCCGCCGGCAGCTGGACGATCGCACGGCCGGCTATGCGCTTCGCCTGCGCTGA